The following are encoded in a window of Phocoena phocoena chromosome 2, mPhoPho1.1, whole genome shotgun sequence genomic DNA:
- the CHAC1 gene encoding glutathione-specific gamma-glutamylcyclotransferase 1 isoform X1 has translation MKQESAAQNTPPPSQHPQDDCDPQALWIFGYGSLVWRPDFAYSDSRVGFVRGYSRRFWQGDTFHRGNDKMPGRVVTLLEDREGCTWGVAYQVQGEQNPGYLGPAPEEAIATQILACRGFSGHNLEYLLRLADFMQLCGPQAQDEHLAAIVDAVGTMLPCFCPTEQALALV, from the exons ATGAAGCAGGAGTCTGCAGCTCAGAACACCCCGCCCCCCTCGCAGCACCCCCAGGACGACTGCGACCCCCAAGCGTTGTGGATTTTCGGGTACGGCTCCCTGGTGTGGAGGCCCGACTTCGCCTACAGCGACAGCCGTGTGGGCTTCGTGCGCGGCTACAGCCGCCGCTTCTGGCAGGGAGACACCTTCCATCGGGGCAACGACAAGATG cCTGGTCGTGTGGTGACCCTCCTTGAAGATCGTGAG GGCTGCACTTGGGGTGTGGCGTACCAGGTGCAAGGTGAGCAG AACCCTGGTTACCTGGGCCCTGCGCCTGAGGAGGCCATCGCTACGCAGATCCTGGCCTGCCGAGGCTTCTCTGGCCACAACCTTGAGTACTTGCTGCGCCTGGCAGACTTCATGCAGCTCTGTGGGCCCCAGGCACAGGACGAGCACCTAGCAGCCATTGTGGATGCTGTAGGCACCATGCTGCCCTGCTTCTGCCCCACTGAGCAGGCTTTGGCACTGGTCTGA
- the CHAC1 gene encoding glutathione-specific gamma-glutamylcyclotransferase 1 isoform X2: MKQESAAQNTPPPSQHPQDDCDPQALWIFGYGSLVWRPDFAYSDSRVGFVRGYSRRFWQGDTFHRGNDKMPGRVVTLLEDREGCTWGVAYQVQGEQVNEALKYLNVREAVLGSYDTKEVTFYPQDTPDQPLKALAYVATPQNPGYLGPAPEEAIATQILACRGFSGHNLEYLLRLADFMQLCGPQAQDEHLAAIVDAVGTMLPCFCPTEQALALV; this comes from the exons ATGAAGCAGGAGTCTGCAGCTCAGAACACCCCGCCCCCCTCGCAGCACCCCCAGGACGACTGCGACCCCCAAGCGTTGTGGATTTTCGGGTACGGCTCCCTGGTGTGGAGGCCCGACTTCGCCTACAGCGACAGCCGTGTGGGCTTCGTGCGCGGCTACAGCCGCCGCTTCTGGCAGGGAGACACCTTCCATCGGGGCAACGACAAGATG cCTGGTCGTGTGGTGACCCTCCTTGAAGATCGTGAG GGCTGCACTTGGGGTGTGGCGTACCAGGTGCAAGGTGAGCAGGTGAATGAGGCCCTGAAGTACCTGAATGTGCGGGAGGCAGTGCTTGGCAGCTATGATACCAAGGAGGTCACCTTCTACCCTCAAGATACCCCTGACCAACCACTCAAGGCATTGGCCTACGTGGCCACCCCGCAGAACCCTGGTTACCTGGGCCCTGCGCCTGAGGAGGCCATCGCTACGCAGATCCTGGCCTGCCGAGGCTTCTCTGGCCACAACCTTGAGTACTTGCTGCGCCTGGCAGACTTCATGCAGCTCTGTGGGCCCCAGGCACAGGACGAGCACCTAGCAGCCATTGTGGATGCTGTAGGCACCATGCTGCCCTGCTTCTGCCCCACTGAGCAGGCTTTGGCACTGGTCTGA